In a genomic window of Branchiostoma floridae strain S238N-H82 chromosome 19, Bfl_VNyyK, whole genome shotgun sequence:
- the LOC118406819 gene encoding uncharacterized protein LOC118406819: MLTYVVIVFFLGSYSTIADTVDAPTPGPCCTPTQWSGTLRLISSSVSGGRLSTTNQTMQYYYDYENMKVATVGEGFRIVDDFNKMVKYSIFYGTCTTSSLLKPLLNCVPANVSFVGSFQYGGPQGFQVNEYFDGAFGPNTTRRNAYTTDSCIPVREILVSTGQAPVVVSEEFVDIVPSIEDPSVFDIPSPPCPNVTDVDSAAESSTTETTTGQGTFEDQTGTYSTTTDPLDDSTPGPCCAPKQWSGTMRITSSSVIDGKLTTTNQTMQYYYDYNNMKVASVGEDFRIVEDYNKMVQYSMFTSTCTTSNLTQPLLNCVPAKAAFVGSYQYGGPQGFYVNEYFDDTFGPNTTRRNSYTADGCIAVLETLVATGPAPLVVTIEFVDIVPSIEDPSVFDITSPPCPTVSSGHVNTAMIHLCLVVLLCLVWTVLERSPLLPYTGFSLTSYLL, translated from the exons ATGCTAACATACGTGGTAATCG tttttttcttaGGCTCATATTCAACAATTGCAGACACTGTGGATGCCCCCACCCCCGGCCCTTGCTGTACACCGACGCAGTGGTCTGGCACTCTGCGTCTTATCAGTAGCTCAGTCAGTGGCGGGAGACTTT CGACAACGAACCAGACCATGCAGTACTACTATGATTACGAAAATATGAAAGTAGCAACGGTGGGAGAAGGTTTCAGAATTGTTGATGACTTCAACAAG ATGGTAAAATATTCCATATTTTACGGCACGTGTACAACCAGCAGTTTGTTGAAACCACTTCTGAACTGCGTACCAG CAAATGTCTCTTTTGTTGGTTCATTCCAATATGGCGGCCCGCAGGGATTTCAAGTAAACGAGTATTTTGACGGCGCTTTCGGACCTAACACCACGAGGAGGAATGCTTACACAACTGATAGCTGTATTCCAGTTCGGGAGATCTTAGTTAGCACAGGACAAG CTCCGGTAGTCGTCTCCGAGGAGTTTGTCGACATTGTTCCATCTATTGAGGACCCTTCCGTGTTCGATATACCCAGTCCACCCTGCCCAAATGTCACAGATGTAGACAGTGCTGCG GAAAGTTCGACCACAGAAACGACAACTGGTCAAGGAACATTCGAAGACCAAACCG GGACATACTCAACAACTACAGACCCTCTGGATGACTCCACACCAGGCCCGTGTTGCGCACCGAAGCAGTGGTCTGGCACCATGCGTATTACCAGTAGCTCCGTTATTGACGGGAAACTTA CGACAACGAACCAGACCATGCAGTACTACTATGATTACAACAATATGAAAGTAGCATCGGTGGGAGAGGACTTCAGAATTGTTGAAGACTACAACAAG ATGGTGCAATATTCCATGTTTACAAGCACGTGTACAACCAGCAACTTGACCCAGCCTTTGCTGAACTGTGTACCAG CAAAGGCCGCTTTTGTCGGTTCTTACCAATATGGCGGACCACAGGGATTTTATGTAAACGAGTACTTTGACGACACATTCGGACCTAACACCACAAGGAGGAATTCTTACACCGCTGACGGCTGTATTGCAGTTCTGGAGACCTTAGTAGCTACAGGACCAG CTCCTTTGGTTGTCACTATTGAATTCGTGGACATTGTCCCGTCTATTGAGGACCCTTCAGTGTTTGATATAACCAGTCCACCGTGCCCAACTGTAAGCTCAG GACATGTCAATACGGCGATGATCCATCTCTGCTTAGTGGTCCTGCTCTGCCTTGTCTGGACAGTTTTAGAGCGAAGTCCATTGCTACCTTATACAGGCTTTTCTTTGACGTCATActtattataa